In Castor canadensis chromosome 11, mCasCan1.hap1v2, whole genome shotgun sequence, a single genomic region encodes these proteins:
- the LOC109700418 gene encoding flavin-containing monooxygenase 5-like, whose translation MSAKKIAVIGAGVSGLGAIKSCLEEGLEPVCFEKSNDIGGLWRYEEIPESGSPGIYKSLTCNTSKEMTAFSDYPAPDNYPNYMHNSKMMDYLRLYATHFGLIKHIQFLTKVCSVRKCHDFSSSGQWDVVVETDGKQKTYVFDEVMICSGHYTEKYLPLQDFAGITKFRGKYLHSWEYKNPDNFVGKRVVVVGIGNSGADVAGEISSVAEQVFLSTRRGAWVWNRVWNNGNPMDITLFTRYNRIIQKFYPTFLINRWAEDKLNARFNHANYGLQATHRFLSHQSTVSDDLPNRIIIGKVLMKPNVKEFTETSAILEDGTEESIDASVFATGYTFSFPFLEDDLAILDSRHSMFKFVFPPQLEKPTLAFIGILQPVGATIPISELQSRWVVRVFAGLEKLPSENDMMANINRRRRKMAKEFVNSPRDIHRVQYIDYMDETASDLGVKPNLFSLLLWDTKLAKEIFFGPCTPYQYRLQGPGKWAGARTAILTQRDRIFKPLRTRCSNTLGLPPLVSFGSKVPVLSFFSLFPC comes from the exons ATGAGTGCAAAAAAAATTGCAGTGATTGGCGCTGGGGTCAGTGGATTGGGTGCCATTAAGAGCTGCTTGGAGGAGGGACTGGAGCCTGTGTGTTTTGAAAAGAGCAATGACATTGGAGGACTGTGGCGATATGAG GAAATACCTGAAAGTGGAAGTCCTGGAATATACAAATCTTTGACCTGCAACACCTCCAAGGAGATGACAGCCTTCAGTGACTACCCTGCCCCTGACAATTATCCCAACTATATGCACAATTCCAAAATGATGGATTATCTCAGATTATATGCCACACACTTTGGGCTTATAAAACACATCCAGTTCCTG ACAAAGGTGTGCAGTGTAAGGAAGTGCCATGATTTTTCATCCTCTGGCCAATGGGATGTTGTGGTAGAAACTGACGGGAAACAGAAAACCTATGTCTTTGATGAAGTCATGATCTGCAGTGGCCATTACACTGAAAAGTATTTGCCCTTACAGGATTTTGCAG GGATCACGAAGTTCAGAGGCAAGTATCTCCATAGTTGGGAGTACAAGAATCCGGACAATTTTGTGGGGAAGAGAGTGGTTGTGGTTGGCATCGGGAATTCTGGAGCAGATGTGGCTGGCGAGATCAGTAGTGTTGCTGAACAG GTTTTCCTCAGTACAAGACGAGGTGCATGGGTATGGAACCGGGTTTGGAATAATGGAAATCCCATGGACATCACACTCTTTACCCGTTATAATAGAATAATCCAAAAATTCTATCCCACATTCCTGATCAACAGATGGGCAGAGGATAAATTAAATGCAAGGTTCAACCATGCCAATTATGGGCTCCAGGCTACACACAG ATTTCTCAGCCATCAGTCTACAGTCAGTGATGACCTGCCAAATCGCATAATTATTGGAAAAGTGCTGATGAAACCAAATGTGAAGGAGTTCACCGAGACATCAGCCATTCTTGAGGATGGAACTGAAGAGAGCATTGATGCTTCTGTCTTTGCCACAGGCTacaccttctctttccctttcctggaGGATGACTTAGCAATCCTGGACAGCCGGCACTCCATGTTTAAGTTTGTCTTCCCTCCTCAGCTGGAGAAGCCAACACTGGCTTTCATTGGCATCCTCCAGCCAGTGGGAGCCACAATCCCCATATCAGAACTCCAAAGCCGATGGGTGGTACGTGTGTTTGCAG gaCTAGAAAAGTTACCCTCAGAGAATGACATGATGGCTAACATCaacaggaggagaaggaaaatggCAAAAGA ATTTGTGAATAGTCCAAGAGATATACATCGAGTGCAGTATATTGACTACATGGATGAAACTGCTTCCGATTTAGGAGTCAAACCcaacctcttctctctcctcctctgggATACAAAGCTGGCCAAGGAGATTTTCTTTGGTCCCTGCACCCCTTATCAGTACCGTCTGCAGGGGCCAGGGAAATGGGCCGGAGCCCGGACAGCCATCCTCACTCAGAGAGACCGCATCTTCAAACCCCTGAGAACACGTTGCTCAAACACTCTGGGTCTTCCTCCTCTAGTCTCTTTTGGGTCAAAAGTACCTGTgctatcatttttctctttgttcccaTGTTAG